A window of Gouania willdenowi chromosome 12, fGouWil2.1, whole genome shotgun sequence contains these coding sequences:
- the rnf185 gene encoding E3 ubiquitin-protein ligase RNF185 isoform X1 — MATAAPPPGSGSGATENPSPGPSSSTAADGGAQDSTFECNICLDTAKDAVISLCGHLFCWSCLHQWLETRPNKQMCPVCKAGISRDKVIPLYGRGSTGQQDPRERTPPRPQGQRPEPENRGGFQGFGFGDGGFQMSFGIGAFPFGIFATAFNINDGRPPPAAPGTPQHMDEQFLSRLFLFVALVIMFWLLIA, encoded by the exons ATGGCCACTGCCGCCCCCCCTCCAGGCTCGGGGTCCGGGGCAACTGAGAATCCAAGTCCTGGTCCCAGCAGCTCGACGGCGGCCGACGGTGGTGCCCAGGACAGCACCTTCGAGTGTAACATATGTCTGGACACGGCTAAGGACGCTGTGATCAGCCTCTGCGGACACCTTTTCTG TTGGTCATGTCTGCATCAG TGGTTGGAGACGAGACCCAACAAACAAATGTGTCCAGTCTGCAAAGCTGGCATCAGTCGAGACAAAGTGATCCCTTTGTATGGACGAGGCAGCACAGGTcaacaagaccccag agaaagaaCGCCTCCACGACCTCAAGGACAAAGACCTGAACCTGAAAACCGTGGT ggttttcAGGGCTTTGGCTTCGGTGATGGAGGTTTTCAGATGTCATTTGGAATTGGTGCTTTTCCATTCGGTATTTTTGCTACTGCTTTTAACATCAACGATGGAAGACCTCCACCAG caGCCCCAGGGACTCCACAACACATGGATGAACAGTTTCTGTCACGACTTTTCCTGTTTGTCGCTCTGGTGATTATGTTTTGGCTCCTAATCGCATGA
- the tmem119b gene encoding transmembrane protein 119b: MLRQRGLLLLFGICSGMASPLVFYSPLEGSADGEELISFSLPLPTTSLSSENKTTPVGPTQEETNSLKDFENFLNKNMLLILIAAVILLLLFITVCAAVFVSRRCKVNAYYPSAFPPKMYVDQHDKTGGANLFHEVQENKAAPKQVKEHMDSHKQLQADIMKAAKSLRTPTKSEKSDPDQKGPKAADPDPEHSLILDCSTEAQQLQSLPEEKEPRGHCDSEAAADMEQSHRAEEEGSQQPVGGRSLRPSSLHIHNDSATLQLIAGEKTAF, encoded by the coding sequence ATGCTGCGTCAGAGAGGACTACTCCTGTTGTTTGGTATCTGCAGCGGCATGGCCTCCCCCCTGGTTTTCTACAGTCCTCTGGAGGGAAGTGCAGATGGAGAAGAGCTTATCAGCTTCAGTCTCCCTCTTCCTACCACTAGCCTGTCCTCGGAGAACAAGACCACACCTGTCGGTCCGACACAGGAGGAAACCAACTCTCTCAAGGACTTTGAAAACTTTCTGAACAAGAACATGCTCCTCATCCTGATAGCAGCtgtcatcctcctcctcctcttcatcactgtTTGTGCAGCAGTGTTTGTAAGCCGTAGGTGCAAAGTCAACGCCTACTACCCCTCAGCGTTCCCTCCAAAAATGTATGTGGATCAACATGACAAAACCGGAGGGGCAAATCTCTTTCATGAAGTGCAGGAGAACAAAGCTGCTCCTAAACAGGTCAAAGAACACATGGACTCTCACAAGCAGCTTCAGGCTGACATAATGAAGGCTGCAAAGAGTCTGCGCACACCGACGAAATCAGAGAAAAGTGACCCGGACCAAAAAGGGCCAAAAGCAGCCGACCCTGACCCTGAACACAGCCTGATACTGGATTGCAGCACAGAGGCCCAGCAGCTCCAGAGCCTCCCTGAGGAGAAAGAGCCGCGTGGTCATTGTGACAGTGAAGCAGCCGCAGACATGGAGCAGAGCCACCGAGCAGAGGAAGAGGGCTCACAGCAGCCTGTGGGTGGCAGAAGTCTGCGGCCCTCGTCTCTGCACATTCACAACGACTCTGCCACACTTCAACTGATCGCAGGCGAGAAAACGGCTTTTTAA
- the rnf185 gene encoding E3 ubiquitin-protein ligase RNF185 isoform X2 → MATAAPPPGSGSGATENPSPGPSSSTAADGGAQDSTFECNICLDTAKDAVISLCGHLFCWSCLHQWLETRPNKQMCPVCKAGISRDKVIPLYGRGSTGQQDPRERTPPRPQGQRPEPENRGGFQGFGFGDGGFQMSFGIGAFPFAAPGTPQHMDEQFLSRLFLFVALVIMFWLLIA, encoded by the exons ATGGCCACTGCCGCCCCCCCTCCAGGCTCGGGGTCCGGGGCAACTGAGAATCCAAGTCCTGGTCCCAGCAGCTCGACGGCGGCCGACGGTGGTGCCCAGGACAGCACCTTCGAGTGTAACATATGTCTGGACACGGCTAAGGACGCTGTGATCAGCCTCTGCGGACACCTTTTCTG TTGGTCATGTCTGCATCAG TGGTTGGAGACGAGACCCAACAAACAAATGTGTCCAGTCTGCAAAGCTGGCATCAGTCGAGACAAAGTGATCCCTTTGTATGGACGAGGCAGCACAGGTcaacaagaccccag agaaagaaCGCCTCCACGACCTCAAGGACAAAGACCTGAACCTGAAAACCGTGGT ggttttcAGGGCTTTGGCTTCGGTGATGGAGGTTTTCAGATGTCATTTGGAATTGGTGCTTTTCCATTCG caGCCCCAGGGACTCCACAACACATGGATGAACAGTTTCTGTCACGACTTTTCCTGTTTGTCGCTCTGGTGATTATGTTTTGGCTCCTAATCGCATGA
- the LOC114473391 gene encoding flocculation protein FLO11-like: MKMSPVFLWVLCVASAVDFTTASTEESSTSRSNTTPMNVGETQPRSFGPTDDGVHLRSTAVSEITVSPTEKRKEEMVSTDISGGQPVGLTTTSTVGAASTSLSQAQIPITTEASHPSTIKESASTSSDVTPPAPSATPSETSSASSPLLTPTSQLEVTSEVSSHVSSGANISMFSHSSSATTASGDVRSVATPVMVSTSPATQTSTSTESQSQSVSTIGGSSSAGSSYTLTSTDSPNFTSSFSTSPAGIIIPDPPMKSTPKSTITTQQVSKGPTTTEVSSCSTNSVVKHCLIIIATLAAIATIFIICTIVLCTKLSARRYSIRRNPQGTEMMCISNLLPDRNPTYSRQRNPVRNGILVIPGCGDSDEDGGDNLTLSSFLPDNDRYV; encoded by the coding sequence ATGAAGATGAGTCCAGTTTTTCTTTGGGTTCTGTGTGTCGCTTCGGCCGTCGACTTCACAACAGCTTCTACCGAAGAATCCAGCACCAGCCGCTCAAACACAACACCAATGAATGTAGGCGAGACACAGCCGAGGTCCTTTGGTCCAACAGATGATGGTGTACATCTTAGATCTACGGCTGTGTCTGAGATCACGGTATCACCAACAGAAAAACGCAAAGAGGAGATGGTTAGCACTGACATTTCAGGTGGACAACCAGTTGGTTTGACCACTACGAGCACTGTAGGAGCAGCAAGTACCAGTTTGAGCCAAGCACAGATTCCGATCACCACAGAAGCCTCCCACCCCTCCACCATCAAGGAATCAGCCTCCACTTCTAGTGACGTGACTCCACCTGCACCATCAGCAACACCTTCAGAAACATCTTCAGCATCTTCTCCCCTATTGACACCAACCTCTCAACTCGAAGTTACATCTGAGGTTTCCTCCCACGTTTCTTCAGGCGCTAACATCTCCATGTTCAGCCACTCATCTTCAGCTACAACAGCGTCAGGTGACGTCAGATCTGTGGCTACGCCTGTGATGGTCTCCACTTCTCCTGCGACTCAAACATCTACCAGCACTGAGTCTCAAAGTCAGTCCGTATCTACAATAGGGGGCTCGTCTTCTGCAGGTTCTTCATATACGCTCACCTCTACTGATTCTCCCAACTTCACCAGTTCTTTCTCCACAAGTCCTGCTGGAATAATAATCCCAGATCCACCGATGAAGTCAACCCCAAAATCGACAATAACAACCCAGCAAGTGTCAAAGGGTCCGACTACCACTGAGGTCTCATCCTGCTCCACCAACAGTGTGGTAAAGCATTGCCTGATCATCATCGCCACCCTCGCTGCTATAGCcaccatcttcatcatctgCACCATCGTCCTCTGCACCAAGCTGTCAGCGAGGAGGTACAGCATCAGGAGGAATCCACAGGGGACTGAGATGATGTGCATCTCCAACCTGCTGCCAGACAGGAACCCCACCTACAGCAGGCAACGCAACCCCGTTAGAAATGGAATACTGGTGATTCCAGGATGTGGAGACAGTGACGAGGATGGAGGTGATAACCTCACACTCAGCAGTTTCCTTCCAGACAATGATCGCTATGTTTAA
- the LOC114473474 gene encoding chemokine-like receptor 1, translated as MKHQLKNRSETFRPVTKNSERQRTLRNFFNIRILRKVTTMDMDYVEYEDYTLINETENQTNPVLLSFHTSQSSLTHVLVAINVIISVFGFGGNFLVIWICGRKMKLTVITTWYVSLAISNILFCTVLPLEVFYMITSHWPFGQVLCKLTSSALFLNMYSSVFLLVLICTDRCIMVLFPVWSHNHRKVNKAFGAVALVWLFSAILTVPSLIIRETTVHGSVTQCHTKYIDHARHKTVALTRFTCGFLIPFLMILICCSVLCVKIRTMTMKSPKPYKIMAALILSFFFCWVPYHTFVLLELDFKNQSLKVLESGLRLGTTLAAANSVVSPVLYVFVGNDFKKTLRKSLTSRMEAAMAEDLRTGGLSHSRSKTMNIIQS; from the exons ATGAAGCATCAGCTTAAAAACAGAAGTGAAACATTTCGACCAGTTACAAAGAACTCAGAAAGGCAGCGGACACTTCGCAACTTCTTTAACATCAGGATATTGA GAAAAGTGACCACCATGGATATGGACTATGTAGAATATGAAGATTATACACTGATCAATGAAACTGAGAATCAAACCAACCCTGTGCTCCTGAGTTTCCATACTTCCCAGTCTTCTTTAACTCATGTTCTGGTGGCGATCAATGTCATCATCTCTGTGTTTGGATTCGGAGGAAATTTCTTAGTGATTTGGATCTGTGGAAGGAAAATGAAATTAACCGTCATCACCACCTGGTATGTCAGTCTGgccatttcaaacattttgttcTGCACAGTTTTGCCACTTGAGGTTTTCTACATGATAACGTCACACTGGCCCTTCGGACAGGTCCTGTGCAAACTCACCAGCTCTGCCCTGTTTCTCAACATGTACAGCAGTGTTTTCCTCTTGGTTTTAATCTGCACCGATCGTTGTATCATGGTCTTATTCCCTGTGTGGTCACACAATCACCGTAAAGTGAACAAGGCATTTGGAGCTGTGGCACTTGTGTGGCTTTTTTCTGCAATCCTTACGGTGCCTTCACTGATCATCAGAGAAACAACCGTCCACGGCTCAGTCACTCAGTGCCACACCAAATATATAGACCACGCCAGACATAAGACGGTAGCTTTGACCCGATTCACCTGTGGATTCCTGATTCCCTTTCTGATGATTTTGATCTGCTGTTCGGTACTGTGTGTGAAGATCAGAACTATGACCATGAAGTCGCCAAAGCCATACAAAATCATGGCAGCACTCATCTTGTCATTTTTCTTCTGCTGGGTTCCCTATCATACTTTTGTTCTGCTCGAGTTGGACTTCAAAAACCAAAGCCTGAAAGTTCTGGAGAGTGGGCTGAGACTGGGTACGACCCTGGCTGCAGCAAATAGTGTAGTTTCCCCAGTTCTGTATGTGTTCGTTGgcaatgacttcaaaaaaactTTAAGGAAGTCGTTAACATCCAGGATGGAGGCGGCAATGGCAGAAGACCTTCGCACAGGAGGTCTCAGTCACTCAAGGTCCAAGACAATGAATATTATCCAAAGCTAA
- the LOC114473163 gene encoding tripartite motif-containing protein 16-like: MAERGVQLQLQSESFSCPICLELLMEPVAIPCGHSYCRRCISKHWDGENERIMYSCPQCRETFTPRPVLMKNTMLAELVEELKKSRLQEAAGDPSFAAGGDVACDFCTGRKRKAFKSCLNCVASYCEKHLQPHHEVTPLKRHKLVDPSEKLQETICFRHDEVMKMFCRTDQQCICILCSMEEHKGHDIVSAAAESSERQKELQESRAEIQKNIQDREKDMDMLEQQLKSIQLSADQTVHTNEQLFTEMIRLFHRKSSNLEKEVRSKQQVEVRVVRVLQEKLEQEVSELKKRDAELQQLSTTEDHVQFVHSYSSLSALSVSTHTPIVLTAPVSCFQQVTSAVSELRDHLHFILTEDRTKAGETAENVDDLEPTNRAGFLQYSQEITLDPNTAYKELTLSDGNRKVTHTNEDHQPTDHPDQFTVWDQVLSRQSLTGRCYLEVEWRGRGVCVAIAYKSITRDGWGRECGFGSNDKSWTLQCLQNSFTFFHNNISIDLSGPHSFRVGVYVDHAAGVLSFYSVCDTSTLLHRVNTTFTEPLHLGVALYYIGDVVELCKL; the protein is encoded by the coding sequence ATGGCTGAGAGAGGAGTCCAGCTACAGCTACAGAGCGAAAGCTTCTCCTGTCCCATCTGTCTGGAGCTCTTGATGGAGCCGGTGGCCATTCCCTGTGGACACAGCTACTGCAGGAGGTGTATCAGCAAACACTGGGATGGAGAGAACGAGAGGATCATGTACAGCTGTCCTCAGTGCAGAGAGACGTTCACGCCGCGGCCTGTCCTGATGAAAAACACCATGCTGGCAGAGTTAGTGGAGGAGTTGAAGAAGAGCAGGCTTCAGGAAGCTGCTGGAGATCCCAGCTTTGCTGCAGGTGGAGACGTGGCCTGTGATTTCTGCACCGGCAGGAAACGGAAAGCCTTTAAGTCCTGTTTAAACTGTGTGGCCTCTTACTGTGAAAAACACCTTCAGCCTCATCATGAAGTCACTCCTTTAAAGAGGCACAAATTGGTGGATCCCTCCGAGAAGCTCCAGGAGACTATCTGCTTTCGTCATGACGAAGTGATGAAGATGTTCTGCCGCACCGATCAGCAGTGTATCTGTATTCTCTGCTCCATGGAGGAACACAAAGGCCACGACATAGTTTCAGCTGCAGCGGAAAGCAGCGAGAGGCAGAAGGAGCTGCAGGAGAGTCGAGCTGAGATCCAGAAGAACATCCAGGACAGAGAGAAAGACATGGACATGCTTGAGCAGCAGCTGAAGAGCATCCAGCTCTCTGCTGACCAGACAGTGCATACCAATGAGCAGCTCTTCACTGAGATGATCCGACTCTTCCACAGAAAAAGCTCCAATCTGGAGAAGGAGGTCCGATCCAAGCAGCAGGTGGAAGTGAGAGTGGTCCGCGTGCTTCAGGAGAAGCTGGAGCAGGAGGTCAGTGAGCTGAAGAAGAGAGATgctgagctgcagcagctctCCACCACTGAGGACCACGTCCAGTTTGTCCACAGCTACAGCTCCCTGTCAGCGCTCAGcgtgtccacacacacacccatcgTCCTCACTGCTCCCGTCAGCTGCTTCCAGCAGGTGACGTCAGCTGTGTCAGAACTCAGAGATCATCTCCACTTCATCCTGACGGAGGACCGCACCAAAGCGGGTGAGACTGCGGAGAACGTGGATGATTTAGAGCCGACGAACAGAGCTGGATTCTTACAATATTCACAGGAAATCACTTTGGATCCAAACACAGCGTACAAAGAACTGACATTATCAGATGGAAACAGAAAAGTAACGCACACGAATGAAGATCACCAGCCTACCGATCATCCAGACCAGTTCACAGTGTGGGACCAGGTCCTGAGCAGACAGAGTCTGACTGGTCGTTGCTACTTGGAGGTGGAGTGGAGAGGGAGAGGAGTTTGTGTAGCGATCGCATACAAAAGCATCACCAGAGACGGTTGGGGGAGGGAATGTGGATTTGGAAGTAATGACAAGTCATGGACTTTGCAGTGCCTTCAAAACAGCTTCACATTTTTTCACAACAACATCAGCATTGATCTATCAGGTCCTCATTCCTTCAGGGTAGGAGTGTACGTGGATCACGCAGCAGGTGTTCTGAGCTTCTACAGCGTCTGTGACACATCGACTCTGCTCCACAGAGTGAACACCACCTTCACTGAGCCGCTCCACCTCGGAGTTGCTCTGTATTACATTGGAGACGTTGTTGAGCTCTGCAAACTGTAA